One region of Bactrocera neohumeralis isolate Rockhampton chromosome 5, APGP_CSIRO_Bneo_wtdbg2-racon-allhic-juicebox.fasta_v2, whole genome shotgun sequence genomic DNA includes:
- the LOC126760175 gene encoding casein kinase I, giving the protein MEKLRLMKDNRSEIIVGGKYRIIRKIGSGSFGDIYLGMSIQSGEEVAVKMESANARHPQLLYEAKLYRILSGGVGIPRIRYHGKEKNFNTLVMDLLGPSLEDLFNFCTRHFTIKTVLMLVDQMIGRLEYIHLKCFIHRDIKPDNFLMGIGRHCNKLFLIDFGLAKKYRDPVSRTHIQYREDKNLTGTARYASINAHLGIEQSRRDDMESLGYVMMYFNRGVLPWQGMKANNKQQKYEKISEKKMSTPIETLCKGFPAEFAMYINYCRSLRFEEQPDYMYLRQLFRILFRTLNHHYDYVYDWTMLKQKTHQGQPNPAILLGQAESRNERDKEKEKQGLKPMISD; this is encoded by the exons GCAGTGGATCATTCGGAGATATTTATTTGGGAATGAGTATACAAAGTGGAGAAGAAGTAGCCGTAAAAATGGAAAGTGCAAATGCACGACATCCACAACTCTTATATGAAGCAAAATTATATCGAATTCTAAGTGGTGGAGTTGGAATTCCCAGGATCCGATATCAcggcaaagaaaaaaattttaatacattagTTATGGATCTTCTCGGACCATCCTTGGAAGACTTGTTCAATTTTTGTACACGCCATTTTACTATTAAAACGGTGCTAATGCTGGTGGATCAAATGATTGGGCGCCTTGAATATATTCACTTAAAGTGCTTTATTCACAGAGATATTAAACCTGATAATTTTCTTATGGGAATCGGGCGTCAttgcaataaattgtttttgattgattttggCTTAGCTAAAAAATATAGAGATCCGGTTTCCCGCACTCATATACAATATCGTGAAGATAAGAATTTAACGGGAACAGCACGTTATGCTTCAATAAACGCTCATTTGGGCATTGAACAATCCAGAAGAGATGACATGGAGTCATTAGGATACGTTATGATGTATTTTAATCGTGGAGTTTTGCCATGGCAGGGAATGAAAGCCAATAACAAACaacagaaatacgaaaaaatttctgaaaagaaAATGTCTACTCCTATTGAAACTCTGTGCAAAGGATTTCCAGCAGAATTCgcaatgtatataaattattgccGCAGTTTGCGATTTGAGGAACAGCCCGATTATATGTATCTCCGGCAACTTTTCAG AATCCTTTTCAGAACATTAAATCATCATTATGATTATGTTTATGATTGGACCATGTTGAAGCAAAAAACACATCAGGGCCAACCAAATCCCGCTATTTTACTGGGACAAGCTGAGTCACGCAACGAACGTGATAAGGAGAAAGAGAAGCAAGGTTTAAAGCCGATGATATCTGATTGA